Genomic DNA from Candidatus Nitronereus thalassa:
CCACATCACGGCTTCCTAATTTCAGAGACACCGCAAGAGGCCCGCGTTCTTTTTTCAAGAGGTCCAGCCCCACCTTGGCTTCACCTGTGCCACTGAGGCCACTCGTTTCCAACACCTTGTGAAACAAATCAAGACTTATTTGAATGTTGGTCGAGACCTGGGAAAACAGATCAGGCAACGCCGTTATGACATCGCTCCTGCCTTCCACGACTTTCCGAAGACCACCGATCGTTCCTGCCATGGAAACGTCTGCTCCGTCCATGCCAACATGAAATGTCTTGACGGCCACTTCATCAAAATTTTTCACCACTAGATTAACCTTTGCAAAAGTCCCGGACAGCCGCTCAAGGGGTAATCCCGGTGCCAGTAAGACCTCGGATAACGAAAAATCGGTTTCAACCCGCGCCACAGGACTTTTCCCAGGTGTGAAAGAAATTGACACCGTACCTTCGGCGCCATTCACCTGATAGTCAGCCAATCCGCCATGCACATCGTTCAAGGAGATCGTGGTCGTAAGCGCGACGGGAATTTCCAAAGTTTGGATATCTTTTTCCTGAGGCACTCGACCAGAAGCCTTAAGGGTAAGGGCAATATCCCCACGCGGATGTAATGCTTGCAGACTTTGAACCGCTTCACCTGAAAGTCTCCGCTGTAACTCTCCAATATTCACATAGGGAACCTCGACCGACACATCAAAGTCCTGCGACACTTGCTGAAAATCGGCCGCGAGGTTTACATCCATCAAGGCTTCGCTAGTGACCCGAAGCGCATCAACCGTAAAATGTTGGTCATCGATCAATTCATGGAGCTTAGCGGACAGCGTCACTTCATCCAATCCCATTCTCAGCGCCGGAGAGCGATATTGAATGTTCTTCATGAACAGGTTGACCGTTTGCTCGGACTTCAACTGGCTGAGTTCGTAGGAAGAAGAAAGCCGTCCACTGAAGGAGGTATCCATGGCCAAATCCATTTGGCCCACCGTTGCCATACCCTCGTATTGAAGACTTTCAAGATTCACGGTTCCTGTGACGGTTCCTCGAATCCCTTCCCTCTTGGCATTATACTCTGTTGCCATAGATATATTCATTTTGCTCAACATTCCTTCCGCGGATAGCCCTTTCTCCTGAACATTCATGTTGGCAATACTCACCTTCGTAAAAATATCTACATCAAGCGGGCGATACTCGGCATCTAGTTTTCCTTCCACGTCTACGGTAAAAAAGTCCGGAGCAGGAAGTTTTTCAATAACAAGATCCTTCAGCAAATGTTGAGGGATGAGAGGCAAGAGATTTTCAAGTTGCGGCTCGATCCGCGTTTTGAGGGCAATACTCACAACCTGGGACGGGCCTGGATCTGGAATCGCTGCCCCTTCGATATGCACCTTCATCAGGTCCCCCAACTCTACGACTAACTGTTTAATGGTTCCCTCTTTTGTACGATGATTCCCCAACCCGTCAAACCGTACGGCGAAGGGAAGGGTCAATGCCTCAAGCGGCTCTTGCGGTGGCACATGGGCGGTTCCTGACATGTTCAAATTCCCGGACACAGGCCCCAAGGCAAAGTAATCTCCAGAAAGCCGAACATCCAAATCTTCCACCCCATAATTTTGGAACGAGGCGTGTTTTGATTGAACGTGAACCTCCAGGCTTCCAGCCTCAGGCTCATTGTCCTTGATCCCGACATCCTTGAGATGTATCTCTGCATTCGTTGGAGTAAGAATCGTTTCAAATTTCGCAAGATCTGCTTTCAATCCTCTAATGATCAGACGGGTATTCACCATTCCGGTCAATCCCTGTTCCCCAAGGTCCCCCTTTACGAACAACGCGGGCAGGAGCAAGCCTGAGATTTTTTGATTGCGGAATTCCGAGGGCACAAAATCATTCACCAAGGCCAATATTCGTTCAAGGTCAAATTGTGCCTCGTCCAATGAAAGATCGACTGATGGGGCACCAAGAAAATGATCGATGGTTCCAGCCAGGGTAACAGCCAGTGCAGGCTCGGAGGAAAGGGTCACATGATCAAGCCCTAAGTGTTGGGAACCCAAGTCGGCCGTCACATCGAAGGATACACTCAGCGGAACACGAAGTTGTTGGTCTTCAAGGTCGACACCAATTTGCGCGACCGACACTTCACCCTTCAGCCGAGCAAGGTCTTTTTCCAAGCCGCCAGAAACCTCTACATTGAGGTCCCGGAGCCGAACGGCAAGATCAGGCGAGACTTCCACTGCAATATTGGTCCGACTTATCACCAAGGTTTCGAGTTCCAAGGCCAAAGGGATGGGAGGTAATTTTTTAGGGTCGGAGGTGGCCGGAGCAGGCCCTGCTTCGGATTCAGGTGTATTCGCTTTCAGCTCAGCAAGATTCAGGGCAAGATCCGCGCCGTCAATTCGCACTTCGTTGATGTTCAATTTCTGTTGCAGCAATCCGAATAAGCTGTAATCTAACACTAAGCGATCGAGCTTAAGTATCGGTGGCTCACCTTCCACTTGCTGAAACACCACCTCCTCAAGACTCAGCCCACTTAACAGGTTGAACGAGAGCTCCCGAATCCGCACCGTCCCATCTAACATGTCGGATAGCCGAACTTCTAATTCTTCACGCACCAGTTCCGAAGGAAACCAAAAGGTTAATAACAGGGCAACGCCAACTAATAAAACCAACACAAAACCGACGAAGATCGTCAGCCATGTGAAGACTCGTTGAAATCCCGATCGTTTCGGTGCTTTGGTCAAGCTGGGTTCAAGATCTGGAAAAGTCATACCACCGGAAGAACACAGTCATTTGGTAATGATGAAGCTTACACGTGAGTGTTGAAATACAAAGGGGGACTAGATCTTAGTCTAGCTTTAGCAATTTACCACGTAGAGAAAAAAAGAGAAAATATGGACGGTTTTCATTCACCGGGATGCGGGTGAAGAGCTTATCTTGATTTTCTGTTACCATTCCCCTGCGTTGGGCGCGGCGGAATCGGAGTATCGAATTCGACTTTTCTGGCAAGCATTCTCTGAGCGTAGCGAGTAGCCCAGCCATATAACTCGATACGGAGGTGGAGGCACCCGAACGGACGCGCACGGTCGGAAATGGTTTTGAGCCCTTTTACCGAAACAAAAGGGACTCGTCGCGGGGGGGAGGGAGACTCCGAATAATAATCCTTATATTAAAAATTTCTGAATCCCCGATTACAGATGTTGGGGATGACGGAAATGGGAAAAGGAGATGCTCTCCTTCGCTTTATCTCCAAAGAGGCCAGACTCCCCACCTTACCACTGCACTCCTAGATTAGGGTTTTAAATCAGACTCTACCCGCAACCCGTCTAAGAACTTATTAAACCCGTTAAACATATCCACCACCGCCATCAACTCGGTCAGTGCGGCATCATCATAGCCCATCTGCTTTAACGCGGCAGAATGCGCGTTCACGCAGTATTCGCAATTATTGGTGGCGGATACGGCAAGCGCAATCACTTGCTTGGTTTTTGGATCTAACTTCCCAGGTCCCATAATCACTTTGAATCGCGACCAGGTAACTTCTAAATATCCAGGATGATTCGCCATGGCCTTAAAAATATTTGGGACAAATGGGACCCCAAAGGTCTTCTTCACTTCCTCATACACGTGTTGAATTTCCGGAGCTGCCTCCGCCTCTTCCACTAATTTAACGGTTGCCATGCTCGAACCTCCTTTATCACCAAGTCGCTATTGAAAATTTCCCTTATTCTATACCTCAGTTGCCAAGCCCTCGGTTAAGGGTACCTCTAAAAACCAGGAATTTTTTGGGAGGGCAAGGAAGCTGCGCGCGGAAAACCGGAGTGTATGGGCGAATACATGAGGATTTGAGCACGCGGCTGACGCCGCCCTCGCGGAAAAGGACGGTTTTCAGAGGTGCCCTTAAGGAATTTCGCCCCACACCGCAAGGCCCGAACGAAACACCAATTTTCTCGCAGAGGTAAACAGGACAATAATGTTATCATTGCCATCCACCTGCTCTATGGCTTCATCGCTGGATAAGGTTTCGGCAAAGAATCCACCCGTAAA
This window encodes:
- a CDS encoding carboxymuconolactone decarboxylase family protein, with amino-acid sequence MATVKLVEEAEAAPEIQHVYEEVKKTFGVPFVPNIFKAMANHPGYLEVTWSRFKVIMGPGKLDPKTKQVIALAVSATNNCEYCVNAHSAALKQMGYDDAALTELMAVVDMFNGFNKFLDGLRVESDLKP